Proteins encoded by one window of Actinocorallia herbida:
- a CDS encoding serine/threonine-protein kinase yields the protein MERVLNDRFRLLSQLGRGGMGSVWLAEDGMLDRQVALKELVRQRDPNHHEEFRRRALREAQALARLRHPAIVQVYDVIMHEGDPWIVLEYIPGRSLAEIIAAEGRVAERIAAQIGLRVAGALNAAHKAGVLHRDVKPHNILLSADDRVHLVDFGIAQLTGTDPMTSAHMMIGTVEYMAPERFSGQPAQPSADLWALGVTLFQALEGYSPFRPDESDEVAATIRAVIDGAVPTPVHAGALAPVLARLLDPSPRTRMTVTELARALRAVLTVRDPIPSRPPIPRQAQAQVPATVAVPDSSARRPVRTAAERAAAILEAESFTDRLALISALPGTPGAADVVQALPAPLVGRALGHLPPAEAADLLHGLTSTALAAILAGTDARTAAGILTDLPAQAAADLIATLTVERAAAILTYVPPPSTATILRASADGRSPTLLAALNASVRDQVLRHH from the coding sequence ATGGAGCGTGTCCTGAACGACCGCTTCCGCCTGCTCTCCCAGCTCGGCAGGGGCGGCATGGGCAGCGTCTGGCTGGCCGAGGACGGCATGCTCGACCGGCAGGTGGCGCTGAAGGAACTGGTCCGCCAGCGCGATCCGAACCATCACGAGGAGTTCCGGCGCAGGGCGCTGCGCGAGGCCCAGGCCCTGGCCCGGCTGCGGCACCCCGCGATCGTCCAGGTCTACGACGTGATCATGCACGAAGGCGATCCGTGGATCGTCCTGGAGTACATCCCCGGCCGGTCCCTCGCCGAGATCATCGCGGCCGAGGGACGGGTCGCGGAGCGGATCGCGGCGCAGATCGGGCTGCGCGTCGCGGGCGCGCTCAACGCCGCGCACAAGGCGGGGGTGCTGCACCGCGACGTGAAACCGCACAACATCCTGCTGTCGGCCGACGACCGGGTCCACCTCGTGGACTTCGGCATCGCCCAGCTCACCGGGACCGATCCGATGACGTCCGCGCACATGATGATCGGCACCGTGGAGTACATGGCGCCGGAACGCTTCTCCGGGCAGCCCGCGCAGCCGTCGGCCGACCTGTGGGCCCTGGGCGTCACCCTCTTCCAGGCGCTGGAGGGCTACTCTCCGTTCCGGCCCGACGAGTCCGACGAGGTCGCCGCGACGATCCGGGCGGTCATCGACGGCGCCGTCCCCACCCCCGTCCACGCGGGTGCCCTCGCCCCCGTCCTCGCCCGCCTCCTCGACCCGTCCCCGCGCACCCGCATGACCGTCACCGAACTCGCCCGCGCGCTGCGCGCCGTCCTGACCGTCCGGGACCCCATCCCCAGCCGGCCGCCGATCCCGCGGCAGGCCCAGGCCCAGGTCCCGGCGACCGTGGCGGTCCCGGACTCCTCCGCCCGCCGGCCGGTCCGTACCGCCGCCGAACGCGCCGCGGCCATCCTCGAGGCCGAGTCGTTCACCGACCGCCTGGCCCTCATCTCCGCTCTCCCCGGGACACCGGGCGCGGCCGACGTGGTGCAGGCGCTCCCCGCCCCGCTGGTGGGCCGCGCGCTGGGCCACCTGCCCCCTGCGGAAGCCGCCGACCTCCTCCACGGCCTCACCTCGACGGCCCTGGCCGCGATCCTGGCCGGGACCGACGCGCGCACCGCGGCCGGAATCCTCACCGACCTCCCCGCCCAGGCCGCCGCCGACCTCATCGCCACCCTCACCGTCGAGCGCGCCGCGGCGATCCTCACCTACGTCCCGCCCCCCTCCACCGCCACCATCCTCCGCGCCTCCGCCGACGGCCGCTCCCCCACCCTCCTGGCCGCCCTCAACGCCTCGGTCCGCGACCAGGTCCTCCGCCACCACTGA
- a CDS encoding phosphotriesterase has translation MSRVNTVLGPIPTEELGLVAVHEHIGYGMPGSELDTKWWKTPEQRYDETVPKLRRFHEYGGGTFVDATGICNGRDINYYQSLSEKTGVHIVASTGFVGGDTALPFFERASVEYLADHFVHEITVGIGSTGGKAGIIKVGVSRGGRMTDLDKRIYRAAARAAKATGVGILTHLAIDAENAIAIFNEEELPLDRVLFGHVDDGVNADKTRDTWIAEQGGRIGFDTFGYETELPDPPFWARPRKERLDHFLRFIAGEGRIKQVLASADANCSALGWPGVKGHTVNYIFEDLIPDLRAAGLDEAAIRTIFVDNPADFLSIKN, from the coding sequence GTGTCGAGAGTGAACACGGTCCTGGGACCGATCCCGACCGAGGAGCTGGGTCTCGTGGCCGTCCACGAGCACATCGGCTACGGCATGCCCGGCTCCGAGCTGGACACCAAGTGGTGGAAGACGCCGGAGCAGCGGTACGACGAGACCGTCCCGAAACTGCGCAGGTTCCACGAGTACGGCGGCGGCACGTTCGTCGACGCGACCGGCATCTGCAACGGCCGCGACATCAACTACTACCAGTCGCTGTCGGAGAAGACCGGCGTGCACATCGTCGCCTCCACCGGCTTCGTCGGCGGTGACACCGCCCTGCCGTTCTTCGAGCGGGCGAGCGTGGAGTACCTCGCGGACCACTTCGTCCACGAGATCACCGTGGGCATCGGCAGCACCGGCGGCAAGGCCGGGATCATCAAGGTCGGCGTCAGCCGGGGCGGCCGGATGACCGACCTGGACAAGCGCATCTACCGCGCCGCTGCCCGCGCCGCCAAGGCCACCGGGGTCGGCATCCTGACCCACCTGGCCATCGACGCCGAGAACGCGATCGCGATCTTCAACGAGGAGGAGCTCCCCCTCGACCGGGTGCTGTTCGGCCACGTCGACGACGGCGTCAACGCCGACAAGACCCGCGACACCTGGATCGCCGAGCAGGGCGGCCGGATCGGCTTCGACACCTTCGGTTACGAGACCGAGCTCCCGGACCCGCCGTTCTGGGCCCGGCCGCGCAAGGAGCGCCTGGACCACTTCCTCCGGTTCATCGCGGGCGAGGGCCGCATCAAGCAGGTGCTCGCCTCCGCGGACGCGAACTGCAGCGCGCTGGGCTGGCCCGGCGTGAAGGGCCACACGGTCAACTACATCTTCGAGGACCTCATCCCCGACCTCCGCGCCGCGGGTCTCGACGAGGCCGCGATCCGGACGATCTTCGTCGACAACCCCGCCGACTTCCTCTCGATCAAGAACTGA
- a CDS encoding FAD-dependent monooxygenase — translation MQSEDLKNLNIAIVGAGYGGAAAAKALSLLGATVNVYEQASQIREVGAGIGLRPSTMGRFHEWGIAEAVQKVSSASDYFSILTGTGNPIMQEEWPEKETFGFTTHLIHRGDFIEALLSVLPEGMVHLGHKLEKIEDKGATSVLTFANGVTVEADLVIGADGIKSVVRKALFSENEPVFSGEHAYRAVIDIDAAHGMVVDDNLRMYIGKGTKVYLLPLRHRGQVSFDITALCPDGTWAPDITVADMVKTVEGFDERIVAITRELDLSTVNCRAVYDIDPVDHWHTDSVVLIGDAAHSMLHHQGQGANSAILDAGALADSLKEAPSVKQALALFQATRKPVTDELQRISRQGWTEDEVNDVFPGQKPASQSPSQNPEA, via the coding sequence ATGCAGTCCGAAGACCTCAAGAACCTGAACATCGCCATCGTCGGCGCCGGATACGGCGGCGCGGCGGCGGCCAAGGCCCTCAGCCTCCTCGGCGCCACCGTCAACGTGTACGAGCAGGCGAGCCAGATCCGCGAAGTCGGCGCCGGCATCGGCCTCCGCCCGTCCACCATGGGCCGGTTCCACGAGTGGGGCATCGCCGAGGCGGTCCAGAAGGTCAGCTCCGCGAGCGACTACTTCTCGATCCTCACCGGCACGGGCAACCCGATCATGCAGGAGGAGTGGCCGGAGAAGGAGACCTTCGGCTTCACCACCCACCTGATCCACCGCGGCGACTTCATCGAGGCGCTGCTGTCGGTGCTGCCCGAGGGCATGGTCCACCTCGGCCACAAGCTGGAGAAGATCGAGGACAAGGGCGCCACGTCGGTCCTCACCTTCGCCAACGGCGTCACCGTCGAGGCCGACCTGGTCATCGGCGCCGACGGCATCAAGTCGGTCGTCCGCAAGGCCCTGTTCTCGGAGAACGAGCCGGTCTTCTCCGGCGAGCACGCCTACCGCGCCGTCATCGACATCGACGCCGCCCACGGCATGGTCGTCGACGACAACCTGCGCATGTACATCGGCAAGGGCACGAAGGTCTACCTCCTGCCGCTGCGCCACCGCGGCCAGGTCTCCTTCGACATCACCGCGCTCTGCCCGGACGGCACCTGGGCGCCGGACATCACCGTCGCCGACATGGTCAAGACCGTCGAGGGCTTCGACGAGCGGATCGTGGCCATCACCCGCGAGCTCGACCTGAGCACCGTCAACTGCCGCGCGGTCTACGACATCGACCCGGTCGACCACTGGCACACCGACTCCGTCGTGCTGATCGGCGACGCCGCCCACTCGATGCTGCACCACCAGGGCCAGGGCGCGAACTCCGCGATCCTGGACGCCGGCGCGCTCGCCGACTCCCTCAAGGAGGCGCCCTCGGTCAAGCAGGCGCTGGCGCTCTTCCAGGCGACCCGAAAGCCGGTGACCGACGAGCTCCAGCGGATCTCCCGCCAGGGCTGGACCGAGGACGAGGTCAACGACGTCTTCCCCGGCCAGAAGCCCGCGTCCCAGAGCCCCTCCCAGAACCCGGAGGCCTGA
- a CDS encoding phosphotriesterase, giving the protein MGTQTAEDTTGTTINTSTTVNTVLGPVPAQELGVVAVHEALLSVVPGAEHAFDITIDRAEIFQTLAAKLTEFRGAGGGTIVDSTGMFHGRDVKLYEALSRTTGVHIVASTGQGPEEMLGGYFLTPQTNPPTPWPADRFADLFAQEITEGMVVPRVERRGPAGLVATAATLTGMTATDESLLRGAARAALATGVPVSLRHGHDAVRELDTVLDEKLPADRVVVGGLDRKDAVAASAPLEVARRGAYVAIDHVGTEDGARITDAERAALVAELVEAGFGDRILLSSSSTGVAKGHEGNDVSYGHVLSAFVPLLKARGLSDEEVQRILVANPRALLSVR; this is encoded by the coding sequence ATGGGTACCCAGACCGCCGAGGACACCACCGGCACCACCATCAACACCAGCACCACCGTCAACACCGTCCTCGGCCCCGTTCCCGCGCAGGAACTCGGCGTCGTCGCGGTCCACGAGGCCCTGCTGTCGGTCGTCCCCGGAGCCGAGCACGCGTTCGACATCACCATCGACCGGGCCGAGATCTTCCAGACCCTCGCCGCGAAGCTGACGGAGTTCCGCGGCGCCGGCGGCGGCACGATCGTCGACAGCACCGGCATGTTCCACGGGCGCGACGTGAAGCTGTACGAGGCCCTCTCCCGCACGACCGGCGTGCACATCGTCGCGTCGACCGGCCAGGGCCCCGAGGAGATGCTCGGCGGCTACTTCCTGACCCCGCAGACCAACCCGCCGACCCCGTGGCCCGCCGACAGGTTCGCCGATCTCTTCGCCCAGGAGATCACCGAGGGCATGGTCGTCCCCCGGGTCGAGCGGCGCGGCCCGGCCGGCCTCGTGGCCACCGCCGCGACCCTCACGGGCATGACCGCGACCGACGAGAGCCTGCTCCGCGGCGCCGCCCGCGCCGCCCTGGCGACCGGGGTCCCGGTGTCCCTGCGCCACGGCCACGACGCCGTGCGCGAACTCGACACCGTCCTCGACGAGAAACTGCCGGCCGACCGCGTCGTCGTCGGCGGACTCGACCGCAAGGACGCCGTCGCCGCCTCCGCCCCGCTCGAGGTCGCCCGCCGCGGCGCCTACGTCGCGATCGACCACGTCGGCACCGAGGACGGCGCCCGCATCACCGACGCCGAGCGCGCCGCCCTGGTGGCCGAGCTGGTCGAAGCCGGGTTCGGCGACCGGATCCTGCTCTCCAGCAGCTCGACCGGGGTGGCCAAGGGCCACGAAGGCAACGACGTGTCTTACGGCCACGTGCTGTCCGCGTTCGTCCCCCTCCTCAAGGCCCGGGGCCTGAGCGACGAGGAGGTCCAGCGGATCCTCGTCGCCAACCCGCGCGCCCTGCTGTCCGTGCGCTGA
- a CDS encoding TetR/AcrR family transcriptional regulator has protein sequence MASLREAQKEMTRRMLLDAGLERFTSRGYIATTVEDIAQAAGTTRVTFYAHFPSKGELMKALIAERLNEVLQRERSAEHGSTALGLVEAVRDGRSEVIADWLRRTADQWPVIHPIIRIGRQAAAAEPDLLHDLVEHWMEEAISDVEDGLTAAGRFAPHQRRFRGVLAMAQLDFVAQNWGAADWKLTRDQMLEELAASWSALLGAP, from the coding sequence GTGGCCAGCCTCCGTGAAGCGCAGAAGGAGATGACCCGGCGGATGCTGCTCGACGCCGGGCTGGAACGGTTCACGAGCAGGGGCTACATCGCCACGACCGTCGAGGACATCGCCCAGGCGGCGGGCACGACGCGGGTCACCTTCTACGCGCACTTCCCGTCCAAGGGCGAGCTGATGAAGGCGCTCATCGCCGAGCGCCTCAACGAGGTGCTCCAGCGTGAGCGGTCCGCCGAGCACGGCTCGACCGCGCTCGGCCTGGTCGAGGCGGTCCGCGACGGCCGCAGCGAGGTGATCGCGGACTGGCTCCGCCGCACCGCCGACCAGTGGCCGGTGATCCACCCGATCATCCGCATCGGCCGTCAGGCCGCCGCCGCCGAACCCGACCTCCTGCACGACCTCGTCGAGCACTGGATGGAAGAGGCGATCAGCGACGTCGAGGACGGCCTCACCGCCGCCGGCCGCTTCGCTCCCCACCAGCGCCGCTTCCGTGGCGTCCTGGCCATGGCCCAGCTCGACTTCGTCGCCCAGAACTGGGGCGCCGCCGACTGGAAGCTCACCCGGGACCAGATGCTCGAAGAACTCGCCGCCAGCTGGTCCGCCCTCCTCGGAGCCCCCTGA
- a CDS encoding DUF4407 domain-containing protein, producing MRDFLIILSGANRKVLAQCPSERPKFQGIGGAVLTTSVLAVFSMWFALSSAVGVSGLVALPVAVIWGLMILGLDRWLVSTLPTEGSRRFRTAAPRIAMALLMGFVISTPLVLRIFESEINAQMVVIKQRDMDTFAESQKTGANGQDVATLRATVEGFQETINKNGDVPADPAKDPRVIALSAELEGAKTEMDDDYDKWQCQLYGGAGCTKKGNGPLAEASHNAYLKSKKRVDNLTGQIEKRKNQLISRDEGARAGRVAEAKAELPKAKEQLAAAVDRQNDLQEKFDSQNTAANGLLIRLKALNEITGGNTTLTGARILLFLLFLLIECLPVLVKLMLRAENYERILEIEKRDELRRARGNYSRGRLGGLGGGRGDGDREWSVNDTWKRDGGGRSGDSRRAGEADGGARGAGTDRDRDGDGAVSGNGANGTFTTTAIPRPATVPLPTDPATGTPAESGQAHTSLDHVKIRDMEVSPFRLPGDSFDGLGDDEDLFGDEKF from the coding sequence GTGCGCGATTTCCTGATCATCCTGTCCGGCGCCAATCGCAAGGTCCTGGCCCAGTGCCCCAGTGAACGGCCCAAATTCCAGGGGATCGGCGGCGCCGTCCTCACCACGTCGGTCCTCGCGGTCTTCTCGATGTGGTTCGCCCTGTCGAGCGCGGTCGGCGTGTCGGGGCTCGTCGCCCTGCCCGTCGCGGTCATCTGGGGCCTGATGATCCTGGGCCTCGACCGGTGGCTGGTCAGCACCCTGCCCACCGAGGGCTCACGCCGGTTCCGCACCGCGGCGCCGCGCATCGCGATGGCCCTGCTCATGGGCTTCGTCATCTCCACCCCGCTGGTGCTGCGGATCTTCGAGTCCGAGATCAACGCGCAGATGGTGGTGATCAAGCAGCGGGACATGGACACGTTCGCCGAGAGCCAGAAGACCGGCGCCAACGGCCAGGACGTCGCGACGCTGCGGGCCACGGTCGAAGGGTTCCAGGAGACCATCAACAAGAACGGCGACGTCCCCGCCGACCCGGCCAAGGACCCCCGGGTGATCGCCCTCTCGGCCGAACTCGAGGGCGCCAAGACCGAGATGGACGACGACTACGACAAATGGCAGTGCCAGCTGTACGGCGGCGCCGGCTGCACCAAGAAAGGCAACGGCCCGCTCGCCGAGGCGAGCCACAATGCCTACCTCAAGTCCAAGAAGCGCGTGGACAATCTGACGGGTCAGATAGAGAAGCGCAAGAACCAGCTCATCTCCAGGGACGAGGGCGCCCGGGCGGGCCGCGTCGCGGAGGCCAAGGCGGAACTGCCGAAGGCGAAAGAGCAGTTGGCCGCCGCGGTCGATCGGCAGAACGATCTCCAGGAGAAGTTCGACTCCCAGAACACCGCGGCCAATGGCCTTCTCATCCGGCTGAAAGCACTCAACGAGATCACCGGGGGCAATACCACGCTGACCGGCGCGCGCATTCTGCTGTTCCTGCTCTTCCTCCTCATCGAGTGCCTGCCGGTGCTGGTCAAGCTGATGCTGCGGGCCGAGAACTACGAGCGCATCCTGGAGATCGAGAAGCGCGACGAGCTCCGCAGGGCCCGGGGCAACTACTCGCGCGGCAGGCTCGGCGGGCTGGGCGGGGGCCGCGGCGACGGCGACCGTGAATGGTCGGTCAACGACACCTGGAAGCGCGACGGCGGCGGCAGGTCCGGCGACTCCCGCAGGGCCGGCGAGGCCGACGGCGGCGCGCGCGGAGCCGGTACCGACCGGGACCGCGACGGCGACGGCGCGGTGAGCGGCAACGGGGCGAACGGCACCTTCACCACCACCGCGATACCGCGTCCGGCGACGGTCCCGCTGCCCACGGACCCCGCAACGGGCACGCCCGCCGAGTCGGGCCAGGCGCACACCTCGCTCGACCACGTGAAGATCCGGGACATGGAGGTGTCCCCCTTCCGCCTGCCCGGCGACTCCTTCGACGGGCTGGGCGACGACGAGGACCTCTTCGGCGACGAGAAGTTCTGA
- a CDS encoding MFS transporter — protein sequence MAQNPLPGTRMPGYAPTVVAGCFAVLLAQVAYSLPGALNGTFQQEFATTGSQLTWITAAFAIPMVVLELTTGVIGDLFGRRRLLQSGAVLTVIGSLICALAGTVQAMWAGMVVAGLGAAILYPISLAMIAAVAPDEEGRAKAIALWAGFLSIGAAVSPLLGGAFAEGGSWRGAYGVVIGAAIVSFLITFKATDSSAPEGRKLDIPGQATLALGLIALLFAATQGSETGFADPKIIAACVAGVVLLAAFIVIELRTEVPLLNLRLFANRAYAIVAIATVIGMFAFLAICYSMSIWLGAIQHQSALKIGVLFVFIQGPALLLVPVVSHLIRNVAPRWVLTGGFALIAVAGIWCSTFDVADLDWVRFIAPMAIMGVGFALTVGSITAVAINTVPVRLAGMASATTNLLRDLGFALGPVLIAALAIGKANDGLLTGLGGAIGASGLQAPYTDIAGGIAHSGGAMAINAMPVVPGAGPDAAPVPMPQQLTELAFTSLGDAYSTAFLVAGLCAAAAGALTLVGLFGRHGRHVQTDSGSVSSPLEGDGNASHSLVGK from the coding sequence ATGGCCCAGAACCCGTTGCCCGGCACTCGGATGCCGGGCTACGCCCCAACGGTGGTCGCCGGCTGCTTCGCGGTCCTGCTCGCGCAGGTCGCCTACTCGCTGCCCGGTGCCCTCAACGGCACCTTCCAGCAGGAGTTCGCGACCACCGGGTCGCAGCTCACCTGGATCACCGCGGCCTTCGCCATCCCGATGGTCGTGCTGGAGCTGACCACCGGTGTCATCGGCGACCTGTTCGGCCGCAGGCGGCTGCTCCAGTCCGGCGCGGTCCTCACCGTCATCGGCTCGCTGATCTGCGCCCTGGCGGGCACCGTCCAGGCGATGTGGGCCGGCATGGTCGTCGCCGGGCTCGGCGCGGCGATCCTCTACCCGATCTCGCTGGCCATGATCGCCGCGGTCGCACCGGACGAGGAGGGCCGTGCCAAGGCGATCGCGCTGTGGGCGGGCTTCCTGTCCATCGGCGCGGCGGTCTCGCCGCTGCTCGGCGGGGCCTTCGCCGAGGGCGGTAGCTGGCGCGGCGCGTACGGCGTCGTCATCGGCGCGGCCATCGTGTCCTTCCTGATCACCTTCAAGGCGACCGACTCCTCCGCGCCGGAAGGCCGCAAGCTCGACATCCCCGGTCAGGCCACCCTCGCGCTCGGCCTCATCGCGCTGCTGTTCGCCGCCACCCAGGGCTCGGAGACCGGCTTCGCCGACCCGAAGATCATCGCCGCGTGCGTCGCCGGCGTCGTGCTGCTCGCCGCGTTCATCGTGATCGAGCTGCGCACCGAGGTCCCGCTGCTCAACCTGCGCCTGTTCGCCAACCGCGCCTACGCGATCGTCGCGATCGCCACGGTCATCGGCATGTTCGCCTTCCTGGCCATCTGCTACTCGATGAGCATCTGGCTCGGCGCGATCCAGCACCAGAGCGCGCTCAAGATCGGCGTGCTGTTCGTGTTCATCCAGGGCCCCGCCCTGCTGCTGGTGCCCGTCGTCTCCCACCTGATCCGCAACGTGGCGCCGCGTTGGGTGCTGACCGGCGGCTTCGCGCTCATCGCCGTCGCCGGGATCTGGTGCTCGACGTTCGACGTCGCCGACCTGGACTGGGTCCGGTTCATCGCCCCGATGGCGATCATGGGCGTCGGCTTCGCGCTGACCGTCGGCTCCATCACCGCGGTCGCGATCAACACGGTCCCCGTCCGGCTCGCCGGCATGGCCAGCGCCACCACCAACCTGCTGCGCGACCTCGGTTTCGCGCTCGGGCCCGTGCTGATCGCCGCGCTGGCGATCGGCAAGGCCAACGACGGGCTGCTCACCGGCCTCGGCGGCGCCATCGGCGCCTCCGGCCTCCAGGCGCCCTACACCGACATCGCCGGAGGCATCGCGCACAGCGGCGGCGCCATGGCGATCAACGCGATGCCGGTCGTGCCGGGCGCCGGTCCGGACGCCGCGCCGGTGCCGATGCCGCAGCAGCTGACCGAACTCGCCTTCACTTCGCTCGGCGACGCCTACAGCACCGCCTTCCTCGTCGCGGGCCTGTGCGCGGCCGCGGCCGGAGCGCTGACGCTGGTGGGCCTGTTCGGTCGGCACGGCAGGCATGTGCAGACCGATTCCGGCTCGGTTTCCAGCCCGCTCGAAGGCGATGGCAATGCGTCACACAGCCTCGTCGGAAAGTGA